In Polyodon spathula isolate WHYD16114869_AA unplaced genomic scaffold, ASM1765450v1 scaffolds_631, whole genome shotgun sequence, the genomic window GTTACTGAGGTTGCACTTGTATTTTACAACTGACGCTTAGAAGACGTGAAACTGGGTAAGATATATTCTATATTGCATTTGCAGACAGAAACCATGTTTGCTGCTTATTAAACTCTGCTGTGAATCCTATTAATTTGGAGGCAGCTGTGGTCCCCACAGCACTTGTGTttagccacacacacatataaattactcttatatttgtcatttaataatttattggcTCCGGTCAACCTGGCAGACTGAGCAATTTATACTGGTGTAGTGTTTCAACAGCTTTCCAAGTGAGCTGACAGCGGAGAGGGACCGTGAGACAACTGAACAGGCAGCTGTCAAGAAAGGAAAGGAGGGAATAGGAGACTTTCCAGCATTTGTTCACCCAAACCAACAAGAAGCTATGGCAAGCACTGGTCTGCAGTTGATCGGCTTTACTGGCGCGGTAACCGGTTGGGTGATGGGCATCGCGGCCACCGCCTTGCCCCAGTGGAAGGTAACAGCCTTCATCGGCAACAACATCCTGACAGCAGAGGTCACTTGGGAAGGGATCTGGATGAACTGTATTTACCAGAGCACAGGACACATGCAATGCAAGACCTACGACTCCATGCTCGCTCTCCCAGCCGACATCCAAGCAGCCCGGGCCCTCATGTGCTTTGCTGTCTTCCTGGGTATGCTTTCCATCCTGTTTACCTGCTGTGGTTTGAAGTGCACCACATGCGCCCGGGATGACCAGCACACCAAGACAAGCTTCGCCCTGACTGGGGGCATCATATTCATGATCACCGGCCTCTTTATCCTTATCCCAGTCTCCTGGACTGCCCACTCCGTCATCAGTGACTTCTACAACCCCCTGGTGCCCACTGCCCACAAGAAGGAGCTCGGACAAGCCATCTATCTGGGCTGGGCAGCCGCCGCCACCCTGATCCTGGGAGGTGCCCTCCTCAGCAGCAACTGTCCTCAAAGTGAATGGGACTACAGGAGGGGCTATGGCAGAAACCTATTGTCCAACAGAGCTCCTGCTCCCCCCAAGCCAGCTTCTGGGGGCAGCCTGCCCATGAAGGAGTATGTGTAATGGGAGAACCTTCCAGTTGAACTCAGACAGGGAGTGAGAGGTGTACAGAAAACATGCCTCCCTTAATATTCATTcacaatcaaaatgaatttttgaatatgctttaaaTTTGAgttacaaaaggaaaaacaaattgtAGCTATCTATTTCAATTGTCATTAATACATCGTTTTTTTGTTGATACaacaatttataaaaatacaaaagaatacCAATAgcgccttttttattttttttgccacagaACACATTTCAGCGTTTGTACGAATATTCAAACAAAGGGGTGTAGCTTTAACTCTAACTTGCTAAATTTAGTTGAAACTGTTTAATACTCTGTGCTATAACTTCGAGTTTCTCATAATTTTTCTGCACCTCTTTATTGGCGGTCGTCTTTTGTATCATATCTCTAAACTTGTGAAAAGGTTTGAGTTTTGTTCTAACAATATCTgcatctgcaaaaaaacaaaacaacatgctgCTAATGCCCTTTTCAGTTTGTCTGTTGGTTTGTTATTTGCAGTACTTGGTAGaaattatttcttttaataagCTACGGTTTCAAGTATTATAACAAAGAAAAACTATGACAAAACAGATCAACTTAAAAAACCCATGTATTTTCTAATGTCTTCACTGGTTTTCAATTGAGTTTTTGTTGTTGAAACAGTCATGTGCTTGACTTGACACTCTCCCCTGAGCCATTTAGAAACctacaacaataacaatacagcaCCGAACGCTTCGAGGTGCGAGTACGCAGTGAGGTAAGATGTATGTGTCCATACTTGTGCCTTTCTGAATGTTCCTGCTCTATCTTTCACTGCTGAATCACTAACCTGATTGTTTAGTGCTAGGGTTATAAACCACTCAgatgtgtgtgcttttgtgtttGCTGTCCAGGATATCATCTGCATTAGAGAATACAAAATTATAACTTCGAGTTtctctaaattatatatatatatatatatatatatatatatatatatatatatatatatctatatatatatatattatatatactcgtatatattatatatactaataCAGCTCAAAGAACAATGTAATAAGATGAACAATATTATTCTACTTTCACTTTTTTATGATGTCAGTAAtcattgtaaatgtttctttttgaagttactcaaactttttttttttttttataagttattTGACTAGCAGCTCTGGAGCTGTGCTTCGGTTCTAGTTGTCTGCTATAGGACATGTAGACTAgttcagccaaagtgtctttctATTAGTAAATGGCTGTACCAgatgatgcactgcagtgtattgcaagcaaaacaaaagtaaacttgaTCCAGAGTAGCAgaacactagatggcgctggttcgTACATAAAAAGACATTTTGGCTAATCTAGCCCATGTTACAAATATCTATGGCAGGtgaaatgaaaaggttttttttttttctgattgagtAACACCCACAATTAgcagtgaataattaataaaggCATTCAAACAGACTCGGAGCATTTGTCACTGAATGTATcacttttcttttggtatttctatgTGATAAAAAGCAGCAACATTTCTCAGGCTACTCTGTTGCCAAGCAAAGAATGGCTTTGTTGATTGTAAAAGTGACCTCAGCTGTGCCATACCATCCAAAAACCTGCACACCTACAGATCATAGTCTGCTATGAAGTGCTTTAATCTCAGGTGCAGCCGGAACCTATAAACTGTAGCAACCAATCAGTTCTGAGGTGTTGTCAGAGGTCCTGCGTGCCCGACCAATGGCCTTATTAATGATATACGCTCTTTGAGTAGATGTTGCGGCACAGCGTCCATTGTCTGTACTCGAATGTCATTTTATTGTCCCTTAAATGTGTTGTACCTCGCTGACACCTTTGTAGCTGAAAGCTAGAAATAAAAGATTCACAGAATTTGATTTTCAAGATTATGTTGTTGCGTCCTCTTTCCTTTCTGCGGTTGCAGGTCATCGTTTAGCTGGCTGAATACAGAATACTGTTCGTACTTCGTTGAAACTTTTAGTGACAACGTGGTGAGGCACATTTATGTTTAGTAAATAGAAGTCTAAACCATAagcactgcctgtctgtctatctttattaaatagcatttcatttactttttcaccCTTCCCATGTCTCTGGATCAAAAGATACCTGGCTATCTGAACCCAGAACCATTCTcttctgtacatttaaataatatggaAAGCATTGTATAAGCATGGCATAGCACATACAAGCAGGTTAAGCCTCTGATAAACATGGTGAATGCATAATAAATAACGTTAATTACTGTGCCAATTTACCAtggtgaaaatgtaaaatatattaacaatttattttagtcCGAACtttttgcactggagcaaagaCTTCCTAAATCTTTCTGTTTAACAATGGGATTCATGTCATCCagttttgtttaacctgaaaCCCATGATAAATGCTAAGGACACTCGAACATTAGTGCTTTGGGAAATGCATGTTAAAAACCCACTCTCGGAATGAGCTATAAAGATCCAGGCGTCTCCATGACATCCTGAAACGGGCTGGCTTGCTATGTTTGGACTGTACCACTAGATGGTACTGTAGAAAAGATTATAGACTAAAACCCAACCTGTGACTTAAATCCAGTGGTGTTAACGTAAAGAGCAAGCATCTCCAGatgtcatttaattattttatggtgtttgcgaTCATTAGGAGGggtctgggttctgttgctccagttcTTAAGAGTTCTTCTCTTGACCTGCTTTCCCCTAAGTTGCGTGCAGCCTCTAGTCTAGGAAGCCTCAATTTCAGTCAGTGACTTTGTACCAATGTGGATCCTAAcaaaagttttaataaaatactgtgcaGGCTTGTAGTGACACAGTTAGAATTTACATGGAACCCTGTCTTATGTAAATACGTGCAGTCACTTACCTTTTTCTCTTGCTAATAATATGCATTAATTGTATTTTGCAATGGttcatcattttattttctatgcTCAGACTGCTTGCCAGTGTAAGTGCCCTTAACCACAGTAAATCTACAGCTCCGTGAAAGAGCATCACATTGAGACAAACTACAGGACTCAGGTCTCAGGTATACCGCAGAGTACCTTATATGCAATTCGTGCTGACTCTGTGTCTTCTAGTATACTGCCATCTGCTGATTTACTAAACGTTTTACCccatttaaaatcatattatgtgtgttctgtattattcttgtgtttttttttttcctgcttacaGTATTATATGCCATTCTTACGACTGAAAGAGGAAATGAggcggggaagcatattagtgttgcacgATGCATGTACATGATTCATTTTGCACTGAAGCCTAAACTAATTTCCCAAGATTAGCCTTGGAGTTCTTCAAGAAGCTggttttgctggaatagttaccCAGCATGGCAGATAATGATATAAGCAGAGCCGACAGCATAGAATCATCCAGcacacatttgtaaaaaaaaaaaaaaaaattaaatattaggaaaacgTAAAGTAAATTTGAGGAAACTTGAATGGAAGGGATCTGCCTTCGTGCCTGTCCTTACTTGGAAAGGGATTTCCCTTCTCAGCAAATAACCACTGTTCAAAGGGCTGACCTCGCTGCCCTTTGGATGAAAGCATGTCATCACTTCACAGCTTCTAGCCCTAATGAGAAGGTAACATGCTTTCTGATTAAACTTGCTGAGCATGGAGGGGGGCTGTCAGCGTGTCAGCCAGCCTATCTATCACAGCTGCGTCTTGAATGGCTGGGGCTGCGAAGGACGAGTTCAGTTGTTGCACTGCTGCAGGATCTTGCTACGACTGGCACTGCTGAGCAGGGTGAGTGCACTTTTATCATTCCGATTGTGATCAGTGAACTGGGGTAGAGGtgctattgtgtgtgtgcgtgtcatcAAATCCACTGCAGATTAACAAGGTGCTTCGTCACTAAAGGCAGCACCAGGAAGGGGTGATAGATTAAAGACGATGTAGAATCATTAGTTGTAATAATGTGCATCTTGAAAAATGTCTTTCGAGCTGTCCTGTCTTTCTATTTGTACTGCTGAACTACTGTATCAGCGAGCACCAGAACAGCATTGTCAGATAAACAGCAACACCTCCATACAGCTGCACTGCACATACTGTTCAAGAGAATTGCAGACAGAATAAGTTGCCTCCAGCATTGCTTAtataaatacagctaatgttatttatttagttatatttatACATAGggtttttggttttagtttggacagtataaaaaaataaaagctccaATACATTCATTTATGGTCATGTACACTGAGAAAGAATGAGATCTAATTCTAGCTTTCTGACACAATTAATACAGTAGAATGTGTTTAGGGAGCCGATATATATGTATGTAGGTCAAAATCTATGTTTAAAAATAGTGTAGAGGGTCGCATTGACACTATAAAAGCATGCCGTGTGATACAGATTGTTCACAATATAACAGAAACCGGTTCATTACAAATGTCAAGAATTCTCTTAAAGA contains:
- the LOC121308284 gene encoding claudin-4, which produces MASTGLQLIGFTGAVTGWVMGIAATALPQWKVTAFIGNNILTAEVTWEGIWMNCIYQSTGHMQCKTYDSMLALPADIQAARALMCFAVFLGMLSILFTCCGLKCTTCARDDQHTKTSFALTGGIIFMITGLFILIPVSWTAHSVISDFYNPLVPTAHKKELGQAIYLGWAAAATLILGGALLSSNCPQSEWDYRRGYGRNLLSNRAPAPPKPASGGSLPMKEYV